In the Acidobacteriota bacterium genome, GGGCCGGGCGCGCTCGACGTGAGGCGCGAACGCGGCGTGAACCTGCCGTGGCTGCGCTACGGAGGCGACTTCGGGGCCAACGCCTGGCGTCCGCACGGCGGGCTGGCCACGCCGGAGGGACGGGCCGAGGCGGACGCGACGCTCGCAGCGATCGCTGACGCGGGCTTCGATCTGGTGCGGTGGTTCGTGCTCGCCGATGGCCGCGCGGGCATCCGGTTCGCGGCGGACGGCACGCCGCTCGGGCTCGATGGCTGGTGTCTGGACGACGTGTCGGCTGCGCTCGACGTGGCCTGGAGGAGGGGCTTGCGTCTCGTGCCGGTGTTGTTCGACTTCACCTGGTGCCGCGCGGCGCGCGTGGAAGCCGGGGTGCAGATCGGCGGCCGGTGCGAGGTCCTCGCCAGCCCCAGGCTGCGCGAGTCGCTGGTGGCGCACGTGGTCGCGCCGCTCGCGAGCCGCGTTGCCGGACACCCGGCGCTCGCCGCGTGGGACCTGTTCAACGAGCCCGAGTGGGTGACGTTCGGCTACGGCGGCTGGCGGCCGCGCCAGGTCGTGTCGCTGCACGCCATGCGCGATCTGCTCTCGCGAGCGGCGTCGGTGGTCGGTGCGGCGACGTCCAGACCCGTCACCGTCGGGCTCGCCTCGACGCGCGGCCTCGGGCTCACGGGCGCGCTCGATCTCGACTTCTACCAGGTCCACTGGTACGACCGCCTCGCCCATCGTGCGCCGCTCGACGAGCACGTGGCCCTCTTCGGGCTCGATCGCCCTGTCGTGCTGGGCGAGTTCCCCACGAGAGGTTCGGGATCCGACGCCGCCACGATCGTGGCGAGCGCCCGCCGAAGCGGCTACGCGGCCGCCTGGCCGTGGTCGTGGGCGGCTGCCGATGCCTGGTCGGATCGAGACACGGTCGTGCGGCTCGGGGGGCTGCACGCCGCTGGCCTGCCGGGCAGAGGGGCACTATCATAGAGGCTTCGCCACTCTGACGTCCCGAGCGGAACCGGGGGGCAGATGCGCGTGGAGCCATGTCGACTCGCCGGTCCCTCCTCCTTCCACCCTGTCTCGCGTTCGCGCTGACGTGCGGCGGACCATCCCTGCTCGCCGCTCCGGTCGATGTCTCCCGGATCGATGGCCCGCCACCCCCCGTGGCGCCCGACGTGGTCGCTCGTGACGAGGCCGGCCGCGCGACGCTGCGCGCGGTGCGGGTCGAGGGCCCCCTCACGATCGACGGGCGGCTCGACGAGGCCATCTACGGCGAGGTGACGGCGATCTCCGGGTTCATCCAGCAGGAACCCCACGAAGGGGCCGCCGCGACCGAGCCGACCGACGTCTGGGTATTCTTCGACGACAATCACCTGTACATTTCCGCTCGCTGCTGGGACAGCGACCCCGACCGCATCGTCGCCGACGAGCTGCGCCGGGACCACGATCGCCTCGTGGAGAACGACAACTTCGGCGTGACGCTCGATACCTTCTACGATCGCCGCAACGGCTATCTCTTCTACACCACGCCGATGGGGGCCTTGTCCGACAGCCTGATCACCGACGAGAGCTCGAGCGGCCGCGACTGGAACACGGTGTGGGAGGTGCGGACGGCTCGGTTCGAGCGGGGTTGGACCGTGGAGATGGCCATCCCGTTCCGCTCGCTCCGGTTCGCCCCCGGGCGCGACCAGATCTGGGGGATCAACTTCCGGCGGACCATCAGCCGGAAGAACGAGCGTTCGCATCTGACGCCGGTGGCGCGCGCCTGGGGGCGCGGGGGCGTGCTGAGACTCTCGGCCTCGGCCTCGCTCGTCGGCCTCGAGGTGCCCGCCGGCCGGCCACCGCTCGAGATGAAGCCCTACACGAGCGCGCGGCTCGACACGGACCACGTGGCCGACCCGGCCCGACTGAACGCCTTCGGCGGTGACGTCGGCGTCGACCTGAAATACGGCCTCACGCGCGGGCTCACCCTCGACGTGACCACGAACACCGACTTCGCGCAGGTGGAGGTCGACGAGCAGCAGGTCAATCTCACGCGGTTCAGCCTGTTCTTCCCGGAGAAGCGCGACTTCTTCCTCGAGGGACAGGGGATTTTCGCGTTTGCCGGCCAGGGTGGTGGGGGGGGAGGTGGCGGCGGGGGCGGCAACATCCCGATTCTGTTCTTCAGCCGCCGCATCGGCCTGAGTGACGGACAGGAAGTCCCCATTCAGGTGGGAAGCCGGCTCACCGGCCGGGCCGGTCGGTACTCGGTCGGCGCGCTCGCGATCAGGACCGGCGCGTCGCCCGACGGCGAAGTCGACCCGACGACGTTCTCGGTCGTGCGGGTCAAGCGGGACGTGCTGCGGCGGAGCAACGTCGGCGCCATCGTGACTCACCGCCAGCCTTCCGGGGGCGGTCGGAGCGCGAACCTGGCGGCTGGCCTCGATGCGAGCTTCACGTTCTTCGACGGCTTGAAGCTCAACGCGTACATCGCGGAGACGCAGACGCCCGGCGTGACCGGCGACGAGCGCAGTCATCGGACGCAGGTCGACTTCACCGGCGATCGATTCGGCTTCGTCGCGGATCACCTGCGCGTGGGCGCCAACTTCAACCCCGAGGTGGGCTACGTCCGCCGGCAAGACATCCGCCGCGAGTTCGGCCGTTTCCGTTACAGTCCGCGCCCCGCGCGCCTGACGGGGATCCGGAAGTTCGACTTCTCGGCCGAGTACGAGTACCTGGCGCTCGGCGACGGACGACCCGACACCCGCAGCGTCGAGCTGCAGGGCGCGGCGACCTTCGAGAACGGCGACTCCTTCGAGGTCGAGTTGCAGGGCGTCGTCGAGACGCTGGCCGATGCCTTCGACTTGACCGAGACGGTGGTGCTCCCCGCAGGCATCTACGACTATCGGTACGCGCGCGCGACCTACTCGCTCGGACCGCAGCGGCGGTTCGGTGGCGAGGCCGGTGTGCGCATCGGCGAGTTCTACGGCGGCCGCCGCGACGACATCAGCTACCAGGGGCGCATCGAGGTGTGGCCGACGTTGTCGGTCGAGCCCCGCCTGTCGGTCAACCGCGTGCGACTGCCCGAAGGCCGCTTCACGGCCACGCTCGCCGGCGGACGGGTGAACTACACGTTCACACCGAGAATGCTGCTGAGCGCGCTGCTGCAGTACAACTCGAGTGCCGAGTCGTTCGGGACGAACCTGCGCTTCCGCTGGGAGTACCGTCCGGGCAGCGAGCTGTTCGTGGTCTACAGCGAGGGGCGCGCCACCGAAAGACGACGCGGCGACCTGCCGTCGACCGAGAGCCGGTCGTTCGTGGTGAAGATCGCACGCCTGATGCGTTTCTGATGAGGGAGGTCGAGGTGGGATCGATGCGTGGATCCGCTCGCGGACTCGTGGTCGTCGTTTTGGGCGTGGCGCTCGGCGGGTGCGCGGCCCGTGCCACCCAGGCGCGAACCGCGATGCCGCTCGTGCCGGTCGGCCTCGAGCAGTTGAACGGCGTGGTCTGGATGCAGACCGCCGTCGAATACGAGGCGGCGGCGCGCCTGGCCTATCACGCGGCCGGACTCGCGCTCGAGCGCGCGCTCGCCGACCCGTCGTGGACGGCGGCCACCGAGCAGTCCGGCGATTTCCACCGCCTGCCTCCGGCCGTCGTGCTGGATGTCGATGAGACGGTGCTCGACAACTCGGTGCACCAGGCCCGCCTGGTGGCCGACGGCCGGGTCTACAACGAGCCACAGTGGAACGCGTGGTGCGAGGAACGGGCGGCCACGGCTGTGCCGGGCGCTCTCGAGTTCACACGGGCCGCGGCGACGCGGGGCGTGACCGTGTTCTACCTGACCAATCGCGAGGCGGCGGTGAAGGCGGCCACCCGCGACAACCTCGCGCAGCTCGGGTTCCCGCTCGATCCGGCGCGCGACACGCTGCTCACGAAAGGCGAGCGGCCCGAGTGGGCGGGATCGGAGAAGGCGTCGAGGCGTCGATTCATCGCCCGCGACTACCGGATTCTGCTGCTCATCGGCGACGACTACGGCGACTTCAGCGAGGGGGCCCGTCGACCGCTCGCCGAGCGCCGCGCGAGTGCCGAGCCGCACCGTTCGTGGTGGGGCCAGCGCTGGTTCATGCTGCCGAACCCGAACTACGGCACCTGGGAACGGGCGCTCGTCGGCGCGGGCGAGGACGCGATCGCCGCCAAGCGACGGCACCTCGTGACAGGACGCTGAAGGCCAGCCGGCGAACCCTCCGCTCCTTCGCGGGCGTCAAGAAAAGGGCTCAGGACTTGGCAGGTGATGACGCCAAGCCGCCGCAGGGGAGAGAGATCCCCTCTCGTGCCGAGTGAGCCAAGCGGCGACGTCACGCTCTCGACTGACGTCGTCGTCTTTGCGAATCAAAGCCCTTAGTCGACGCGCAGGGTGACCAGATGGAGAAGATCATCGTTCACGCGAAGTTCCACACCGGGCATCGCCAGATCGGGTATCCGGGCAAGTGCCGCTTCGTCCACGGGCACACGTGGCGGGGCACCATCGTCGTCACGACCGACGAGTTCCCCCGCGACGATCTCGACATGGCGCTCGACTTCGGCGACCTGAAGCGGATCATGCGCGACTTCGATCACAAGATGATCGTGACCGCGCACGACGACACGTTCCTCGACCCGGCCCTGTTCGAGCCCGAGGGCGTCGTGGTGATCAAGGGCAAGGGGCCGAGCGTCGAGAACGTCGCCCTGCACGTGTTCGACGAGGTCGTGGCGCACATCCGGGCGAAGTTCCCCGACCGCGGGAAGACCTATTCGGTCGAGGTGACGATTACCGAAACCGAGAACAACATCTTCGTCGTCGAGAAGCCGGTCACCATCTGAGTCGTGGTCGTGCCGGCCTGCGGTATGCTGGTCCGCACCATGACTGCTTTCTGGCCGCCACCCGCCGACGACGAGTACGCCCCCTTCTACGCCAGATACGTTCGGCTCGCCCCCGATGGCCCGCCGGTCGACGTGCTCGCGGCGTGCCTCGACGACGTGGTCCGCCTCGTGTCGCCTCTCGGCGACGAGCAGGCGGGCCACCGCTACGCCCCTGGCAAGTGGAGCGTCCGCGAGGTGCTGGGTCACGTTGCCGACGCGGAGCGGGTGTTCGCGTACCGCATGGTGCGGTTCGCACGCGGCGACGCGACGCCCCTGCCCGCGTTCGACGAGCAGGCGTGGATGGCGTCGGCGGGCTTCGATCGCCGCCCGCTGGCCGATCTCATCGCGGAGTTCAGGGCCGTGCGGCAGGCGACGATCGCCCTCGTGGGAAGCCTCGACGAGGCGGCGATTGCCCGCGAGGGTGTGGCGAGCGGCCACCGCGTGACGGTCAGGGCCCTTTATCGCATCATCGTGGGCCACGAGCGTCACCACGTCGGCATCCTGCGCGAGCGCTACGGCCTGGACACGTGACTTCGGTGCCGGCCGCATCCGGAGCGGCCATGCCGGCACTCCGGGTCAAACGACGGAGCCACCAGCCTGTAGCCGTAGCCAGTAGCCTGTAGCCGCCAGCCTGCACCCTGTTGGCAATGCCCGTGAATTCCGAGGGGAGGATGGGGTGGATGACGGGACTCGAACCCGCAACAACCGGAGCCACAGTCCGGTGCTCTACCCTTGAGCTACACCCACCACGAAGGCGCGTGCCTGGGGCCGACGGCGGGCACCCGCTGGCCAGCGCAAACATCGAAGTGTAGCATCCGGGCCGCACCGCAGGCAACGTGAAGGCGCGCGCCGCGGACCCCGCCGCGGCTACTCGCTGACGGCCCGCAGCGTTCGTGCCGATCCCGGTTCCGACATCGGCGTCAACCGGCCTTCGGCGACGCGAGCCCACATCGAGGACACCCCCACCGCGGCCCGCTGTTTGGCCTGGTACATCAACTCGTCGGCCCGATGGATCATCTCGTTGGCGAGGCTGCGGGCGATGCCCCGGCGCTCGCGCAGGGGACCGAGCCGCAGGCAGACGACGCCGACGTCGACGCGCACGGGGCGGTCGACGAGGCGGGGATGTTCGAGCGACCAGTCGAATGCCTCGACCTTCGTCTTGAACCGGCCAGCGATCGTCAGCGCCTCGTGGCTGCCGGGCAGCTCGGGGATCAGAAAGCAGAACTCGTCGCCTCCAAAGCGTGCGTGCAGCTCGCGGGCCGGCGAGGCGTCCTGGGCCAGCAGATCGCCCGATCGCAGCTGTTCCGACAGCAGGAGCGCGACGCGCTCGATGATCCGGTCGCCGGTAGCGTGGCCCAGGTGGTCGTTGAACCATTTGAAGCCGGCGATGTCGACGATGCCGAGGGCGCACCAGCGTCCGCGCTGCTCGACGGCCAGGAACGACTCGACCTGCTCCATGAACCAGTTGAAGTTGAGCAGCTTCGTTTTCGGGTCGCGCCGGGCCTTGTCGGCCAGCTGCGCTACGACGTCCTCGAAATACTCGACGAGCGAGCTGAGCGTCTCGTCTCGCGCGGCCAGCTCGCGCTGTAGGCTGGCCACCCGTTCGGTGAAGCCGGTCGACAGCGCGGTGATGGCGTCGAGCTTCGCGTCGAGCCCGAGCCGACGCTCGCGGTCGACCACGTCGGTGAAGTGCGCGAGCAACTGGTCCTTCTGCCACGTCGGCGCACGAAGCTCTGCCGCGATCCAGGCGCGGAGTTCGTCTGGCGTGGCCGGCTGCCCCCCAGCCGTCGACGGCCTCGAAATCGGCACGACGCGAGTCCGCTTCCGTGTCACGGCTGACCTGCCTTCGCTGCTCCCGGGGCCCGTCCCTGGAGCTGAATCAAGATCCGTTCCCCCGTCCATCGCCATGTGGGGCGTGTCGTCCACAGAACGAATAAGCCATGTATCTACAAATACTTATGGAGGCCGACGAATCTCCAGGCGCCGCCGGGCGTCAAAAGGGGCTAGCGACGCAGGTGTCGCGAAACCCGTCACCAGCGTGTACTGATCGATGCGCAGGATGCCGATCATTGATGCAACGACCGGCTCCCCTCGTCTTCCTCAGGCCCGAACACCACCCCGCGTTCGTGGTAAGCGCCGGGTGGGGGCGAGGCGTATGGTCGTTTACATCACCACCAGCGGCCCCGGCGGGCGGCCCGACCCGATGACCCTGGCCTCGACGCCGCCGGCGTCCGCGGCCTCAATCCCGACAGTCGTTTGCGCGCCACCCGACTCACTCACCCCATCATGCGTCGTTTCGTCCTCCTGGCCGTCGTCGTCGCCGTCACGGTCGCCTGTCGGCCTTCGGCGTCGTCGTCGGCCTCCTCTTTGGACGAGGCAGCGCCCCGCGAGGTCGTCGTCGTCACGGCCGCTCACGAACGGCTCGGGCGGGCGATCTCTGTGACCGGCACCCTGGCGGCCGAGGAGCAGGTGGTCCTCAGCATGAAGGTCGCCGGCCGGTTGCAGGATCTGCTCGTCGACCTCGGGTCGAGCGTCGGCGCGGGCCAGGCCGTGGCGCGGGTGGTCCCGACCGACTTCCTGTTGCGCATCGCCCAGGCCGAGGCGGCCCTGCAGCAGGCGCGCGCGCGCCTCGGGCTTCCGCCGGAGGGCGACGACGACCGAATCGACCCGCAGGCGACGGCCGTCGTGCGGCAGGCGCGGGCGGTGCTCGACGAGTCCCGCCTGACCCGCACCCGTGTGGCGACCTTCGTCGAGCGAGGCATCTCGTCGCGGTCAGAACTCGACGCGGCTGACGCCGCCCTGCAGGTCGCCGACAGCCGGTACCAGGACGCGCTCGAGGAGGTTCGCAACCGGCAGGCGCTTCTGCTGCAACGGCGCTCGGAGGTCGAGATCGCGCGGCAGCAGCTGCGCGACACGACCCTGTTGGCCCCCTTCGACGGCGTCGTGCGCGAGCGCACCGCCTCGCCTGGCATGTACGTGGCGCCCGGCATCCCGATCGTGACGCTCGTTCGGGTGCATCCGCTGCGTCTGCGGCTCGAGGTCCCCGAGCGGGACGCCGCGGCGATTGCGGTCGGGCAGCGCGTCCGCGTGCTGGTCGAAGGAGACGACGAGGCGCACGCGGGCCGCGTGGCGCGGCTGAGTCCCGCGATCTCGGAGGGGAGCCGGACGCTGTTGCTCGAAGCCGAAGTGCCGAACGAGCAGCGGCGGCTGCGGCCGGGGTCGTTCGCCAAGGCGGAGATCGTCGTCGATGCCGACGAGGCGGCGGTGCTCGTGCCGGCCTCCGCGGTCGTGACCTTCGCCGGCCTCGACAAGGTGATGACCGTGCGCGACGGACGCGCCGACGAACGCGCCGTCAGGCTCGGGCGACGGGTCGGCGGGCAGGTCGAGGTGGTGACCGGGCTGGCCGCCGGCGAGCCGGTGGTCGTCGAACCAGGGAACCTCGTGAACGGCCAGGCCGTTC is a window encoding:
- a CDS encoding efflux RND transporter periplasmic adaptor subunit, coding for MRRFVLLAVVVAVTVACRPSASSSASSLDEAAPREVVVVTAAHERLGRAISVTGTLAAEEQVVLSMKVAGRLQDLLVDLGSSVGAGQAVARVVPTDFLLRIAQAEAALQQARARLGLPPEGDDDRIDPQATAVVRQARAVLDESRLTRTRVATFVERGISSRSELDAADAALQVADSRYQDALEEVRNRQALLLQRRSEVEIARQQLRDTTLLAPFDGVVRERTASPGMYVAPGIPIVTLVRVHPLRLRLEVPERDAAAIAVGQRVRVLVEGDDEAHAGRVARLSPAISEGSRTLLLEAEVPNEQRRLRPGSFAKAEIVVDADEAAVLVPASAVVTFAGLDKVMTVRDGRADERAVRLGRRVGGQVEVVTGLAAGEPVVVEPGNLVNGQAVRARRAE
- a CDS encoding DinB family protein — its product is MTAFWPPPADDEYAPFYARYVRLAPDGPPVDVLAACLDDVVRLVSPLGDEQAGHRYAPGKWSVREVLGHVADAERVFAYRMVRFARGDATPLPAFDEQAWMASAGFDRRPLADLIAEFRAVRQATIALVGSLDEAAIAREGVASGHRVTVRALYRIIVGHERHHVGILRERYGLDT
- a CDS encoding diguanylate cyclase, whose product is MPISRPSTAGGQPATPDELRAWIAAELRAPTWQKDQLLAHFTDVVDRERRLGLDAKLDAITALSTGFTERVASLQRELAARDETLSSLVEYFEDVVAQLADKARRDPKTKLLNFNWFMEQVESFLAVEQRGRWCALGIVDIAGFKWFNDHLGHATGDRIIERVALLLSEQLRSGDLLAQDASPARELHARFGGDEFCFLIPELPGSHEALTIAGRFKTKVEAFDWSLEHPRLVDRPVRVDVGVVCLRLGPLRERRGIARSLANEMIHRADELMYQAKQRAAVGVSSMWARVAEGRLTPMSEPGSARTLRAVSE
- a CDS encoding 6-carboxytetrahydropterin synthase, with product MEKIIVHAKFHTGHRQIGYPGKCRFVHGHTWRGTIVVTTDEFPRDDLDMALDFGDLKRIMRDFDHKMIVTAHDDTFLDPALFEPEGVVVIKGKGPSVENVALHVFDEVVAHIRAKFPDRGKTYSVEVTITETENNIFVVEKPVTI
- a CDS encoding carbohydrate binding family 9 domain-containing protein, whose amino-acid sequence is MVARDEAGRATLRAVRVEGPLTIDGRLDEAIYGEVTAISGFIQQEPHEGAAATEPTDVWVFFDDNHLYISARCWDSDPDRIVADELRRDHDRLVENDNFGVTLDTFYDRRNGYLFYTTPMGALSDSLITDESSSGRDWNTVWEVRTARFERGWTVEMAIPFRSLRFAPGRDQIWGINFRRTISRKNERSHLTPVARAWGRGGVLRLSASASLVGLEVPAGRPPLEMKPYTSARLDTDHVADPARLNAFGGDVGVDLKYGLTRGLTLDVTTNTDFAQVEVDEQQVNLTRFSLFFPEKRDFFLEGQGIFAFAGQGGGGGGGGGGGNIPILFFSRRIGLSDGQEVPIQVGSRLTGRAGRYSVGALAIRTGASPDGEVDPTTFSVVRVKRDVLRRSNVGAIVTHRQPSGGGRSANLAAGLDASFTFFDGLKLNAYIAETQTPGVTGDERSHRTQVDFTGDRFGFVADHLRVGANFNPEVGYVRRQDIRREFGRFRYSPRPARLTGIRKFDFSAEYEYLALGDGRPDTRSVELQGAATFENGDSFEVELQGVVETLADAFDLTETVVLPAGIYDYRYARATYSLGPQRRFGGEAGVRIGEFYGGRRDDISYQGRIEVWPTLSVEPRLSVNRVRLPEGRFTATLAGGRVNYTFTPRMLLSALLQYNSSAESFGTNLRFRWEYRPGSELFVVYSEGRATERRRGDLPSTESRSFVVKIARLMRF